In Synechocystis sp. PCC 6714, the following are encoded in one genomic region:
- a CDS encoding Mo-dependent nitrogenase C-terminal domain-containing protein, which yields MANRTQSRYTDVQISTWLRGLLTIAWSDGDFSESEQQMITGLTQEMGFGNKEDEVLFKTITPAELLEGLGNDKETAENFLRTAVLVAIADGLYSPVEGQLLREFSQALGIKIDALESLEHTICDPNGDRTEMEEHPHPDLLHPVKDWLDGMAIHDPRLAHFICHLVPPQCPFERDVKLFGHKIVHIPPLCKLNPLYEQLIGLRFRALSYLADDCKEDITPYI from the coding sequence GTTGAGGGGATTGTTGACCATTGCCTGGAGTGATGGGGACTTCAGTGAATCGGAGCAACAAATGATTACCGGCCTTACCCAGGAGATGGGTTTTGGCAACAAAGAGGATGAAGTTTTATTCAAGACCATTACCCCGGCGGAATTATTGGAAGGTTTGGGCAATGATAAGGAAACAGCGGAAAATTTTCTCCGCACAGCGGTGTTGGTGGCGATCGCCGACGGTCTTTATTCTCCGGTGGAAGGACAACTATTGCGGGAATTTAGTCAAGCCCTCGGGATAAAAATTGACGCTTTGGAGTCATTGGAACATACCATCTGTGATCCCAACGGCGATCGAACTGAAATGGAGGAACATCCCCATCCCGATCTACTTCACCCTGTCAAGGATTGGCTAGACGGCATGGCCATCCATGACCCCCGTTTAGCCCATTTCATTTGTCATCTGGTGCCCCCCCAATGTCCCTTCGAGCGGGATGTTAAACTGTTTGGGCACAAAATTGTCCATATTCCCCCCCTCTGCAAACTTAACCCCCTCTATGAACAGCTAATTGGCCTAAGGTTCCGGGCCCTGTCCTACCTGGCCGATGACTGCAAAGAAGACATCACCCCCTACATTTGA
- a CDS encoding efflux RND transporter periplasmic adaptor subunit — protein sequence MAMPFAQSMKKPLPILLSLLGLGILVVGIFAYRSAYGPPRQSELDKYTVMATESPLEVEIKASGTVQPQQTVNISPKAPGRLVRLFVEQGDMVKKGDRIAVMENQEFFADGKQSEARLQEAIARYEQARISIPAEIDQLRAQVNQGRTRIAQAQSQLASAQARLEQAQSRIPSNIDQLQAQVASAQSRLKLAENRRNRNQSLLQEGAITQDQYEELSNEFLNAQASLFEAQSRLNNAKTTASPEVGQIQQEISQLQGAIAEAEQGVAAQMSQLRERQDTAKTELATLQAAASQAEAQLLRSKIAYEDTFILAPFDGIITQKFATVGAFVTPTTSASNTASATSTSIVALAQGLEVVARVPEVDISALRPGQMVDIVADAFPNETFTGRVIRVAPEAIVENNVTSFEVTIGLATGQEQLRSKMNVDVVFKGDKLTNALTVPTVAIVTVGGRTGVMVPDGEDKPQFKPVTIGLVLDDKTQILGGLEPRERVFIDLPEDSQDTLSPPENSGESGN from the coding sequence ATGGCCATGCCCTTTGCCCAGTCAATGAAAAAACCCTTGCCTATTCTGCTCAGTTTATTGGGGCTAGGGATATTGGTGGTGGGAATTTTTGCCTACCGTTCGGCCTATGGCCCGCCCCGGCAGTCGGAATTGGACAAATACACCGTTATGGCGACGGAATCCCCCCTAGAGGTGGAAATTAAGGCCAGTGGCACGGTGCAACCCCAACAAACCGTCAATATCAGTCCCAAGGCCCCCGGTCGTTTGGTGCGGTTGTTTGTGGAACAGGGGGACATGGTGAAAAAAGGTGATCGCATTGCGGTGATGGAAAATCAGGAATTTTTTGCCGACGGGAAGCAGTCGGAAGCCCGTTTACAGGAGGCGATCGCCAGATACGAACAAGCTCGCATCAGCATTCCCGCCGAGATTGACCAACTGCGGGCCCAGGTCAACCAAGGTCGTACCCGCATTGCCCAGGCCCAATCCCAACTGGCCAGTGCCCAAGCCCGTTTAGAGCAGGCCCAATCCCGTATTCCCAGTAACATTGACCAACTCCAAGCCCAGGTGGCTTCGGCCCAATCCCGTCTCAAGCTGGCGGAAAATCGCCGTAACCGTAATCAATCTTTACTCCAGGAAGGGGCCATCACCCAGGATCAGTATGAAGAACTCTCCAACGAATTTTTAAATGCCCAAGCTAGTCTGTTTGAAGCCCAAAGTCGTTTGAACAATGCCAAAACCACCGCTTCCCCCGAAGTGGGACAGATTCAGCAAGAGATTAGTCAACTTCAAGGGGCGATCGCCGAAGCGGAACAGGGGGTAGCCGCCCAAATGTCCCAATTGCGGGAACGACAGGACACCGCTAAAACAGAATTAGCCACCCTCCAGGCGGCGGCCTCCCAAGCCGAAGCCCAACTACTACGGAGCAAAATCGCCTACGAAGATACGTTTATCTTGGCCCCCTTTGACGGCATCATCACCCAAAAATTTGCCACCGTAGGAGCCTTTGTTACCCCCACCACCTCCGCCTCTAACACTGCCTCCGCCACGTCCACGTCCATTGTGGCCCTGGCCCAGGGTTTGGAAGTGGTGGCCAGGGTGCCCGAAGTGGATATTTCTGCCCTCCGTCCAGGACAGATGGTGGATATTGTAGCCGATGCTTTTCCCAATGAAACTTTTACTGGCCGAGTAATTCGGGTAGCCCCCGAAGCCATTGTGGAAAATAACGTCACGTCCTTTGAAGTAACCATCGGCCTAGCCACTGGCCAAGAACAATTACGTTCCAAAATGAATGTGGATGTGGTTTTTAAGGGGGACAAGTTGACCAATGCTTTAACTGTGCCCACCGTGGCCATTGTGACTGTGGGGGGCAGAACCGGTGTGATGGTGCCTGATGGGGAGGATAAACCCCAGTTTAAACCGGTGACCATCGGCCTGGTATTAGACGACAAAACCCAGATTCTGGGGGGATTAGAGCCTAGAGAACGGGTATTCATTGACTTACCGGAGGACAGTCAGGATACCCTCAGCCCACCGGAAAACTCAGGTGAATCCGGCAATTAA
- a CDS encoding DUF3531 family protein, which translates to MEVQFREVNPFDFWIWLEFETNPSPAEQQYVEELFASWFYLGKLGGFNAENLQVQDTGIDLNYLDYDSASLSSSMMAPMHNMADFQYQDHWGRCWFDLGTSDLIALDVLINALYQLSLDYVSIRRLIVGGVNEDWPIGDRQDDRFDQFEDFAQN; encoded by the coding sequence ATGGAAGTGCAATTTCGGGAAGTAAATCCCTTTGATTTTTGGATTTGGCTAGAATTTGAAACTAATCCCTCTCCGGCGGAGCAACAATACGTCGAAGAACTGTTTGCTTCCTGGTTTTATTTGGGCAAACTGGGGGGCTTCAATGCGGAAAATCTTCAGGTACAGGACACGGGCATAGATTTAAATTACTTGGACTACGACAGCGCTAGTCTTTCTAGTTCCATGATGGCCCCCATGCACAATATGGCGGATTTTCAGTACCAAGACCATTGGGGTCGCTGTTGGTTTGATTTGGGTACTAGTGATCTTATTGCCCTGGACGTGTTGATCAACGCGCTGTACCAGCTTTCCCTGGATTACGTCTCGATCCGGCGTCTAATTGTGGGGGGAGTGAACGAAGACTGGCCCATTGGCGATCGCCAGGATGATCGTTTCGATCAGTTCGAAGATTTTGCTCAGAATTAA
- a CDS encoding lipopolysaccharide assembly protein LapB: MHPSLSLGRRQWSVPAKSGFSLLWLIVLAALIGGALNIAPVQAQGTPYIPPPITPEPLSPSENPFDPSLFPTDPLIPSGENLTPLQRRRLKEAVDALEAEALVLDQAGQGDQAFEVRYRSLRGRQRLGDLAEIEALGRIGAIAWEQGRNQDVMAIGQRLEDLQLSLTKDKAMSPELLTAFAKAYDQLHSLDAEIAVYEQIRREAQQQGDYRRENQALSLLGELYLAKFNYPAAAEVYEVLLARATNARNSYYEGIYLQKLGEIYQQSAQPNNAIRIKEQLVQRRLQDGKPELVPDIQIAIGDHYLELEQAENASQTYQKAYTLAWSIRQLSTAAIALDKLGDLYLLSEQANYALEIYKQLLQVQQQSYNYYGMMITYEKIAQLYINAQQPGAALTAYQQALSLARSLKYSTKENSILNQIQTISGGTGS; the protein is encoded by the coding sequence ATGCATCCATCCCTATCCCTGGGCCGTCGGCAATGGTCTGTGCCAGCAAAATCCGGCTTTTCCCTGCTCTGGTTAATTGTGCTTGCCGCTTTGATTGGTGGTGCCCTAAACATTGCTCCGGTCCAAGCCCAGGGTACCCCCTATATTCCTCCCCCTATCACTCCGGAGCCCCTCAGCCCCAGTGAAAATCCCTTTGACCCCAGTCTTTTTCCCACCGATCCCCTTATTCCTTCCGGAGAAAACCTCACTCCCTTGCAACGGCGACGATTGAAGGAAGCCGTGGATGCATTGGAAGCAGAAGCGCTTGTTTTGGATCAAGCGGGCCAGGGGGACCAAGCTTTTGAGGTGCGTTACCGCAGTTTACGAGGACGACAACGGTTGGGAGATTTGGCGGAAATTGAGGCTCTGGGACGTATTGGGGCGATCGCCTGGGAGCAAGGGCGCAACCAAGATGTAATGGCCATCGGTCAGCGTTTGGAGGATTTACAACTCTCCCTGACCAAAGACAAGGCCATGAGCCCGGAACTGTTAACGGCCTTTGCCAAAGCCTACGATCAACTCCATAGTCTGGATGCGGAGATCGCTGTTTATGAACAAATTCGTCGAGAGGCCCAACAACAGGGGGATTATCGCCGGGAAAACCAGGCCCTCTCCCTGCTGGGGGAATTATATCTAGCCAAATTTAACTACCCCGCCGCCGCCGAAGTTTATGAAGTCCTTTTAGCTCGGGCCACCAACGCCCGCAATAGTTATTACGAAGGTATTTACCTACAAAAATTGGGGGAAATCTACCAACAATCTGCCCAGCCAAATAATGCCATTCGCATCAAAGAGCAACTGGTGCAAAGAAGATTGCAGGATGGTAAACCAGAGTTAGTACCAGATATTCAAATTGCCATTGGCGATCATTATCTGGAATTGGAACAGGCGGAAAATGCGAGCCAAACCTATCAAAAGGCGTATACTTTGGCATGGTCTATCCGCCAACTGAGCACGGCGGCGATCGCCTTGGATAAATTAGGGGACCTATATCTGCTCAGCGAACAAGCCAACTATGCCTTGGAAATTTATAAACAACTTTTGCAGGTACAACAGCAGTCCTATAACTACTATGGCATGATGATTACCTACGAAAAAATTGCCCAACTTTATATCAATGCCCAGCAACCCGGAGCGGCCTTAACTGCCTATCAACAAGCATTATCCTTGGCCCGTTCTTTGAAATACAGCACCAAAGAAAATAGTATTCTCAATCAGATACAAACTATTTCCGGAGGCACTGGTTCTTAG